CGAATCCTACCTGTGATGTGAGAAATAGCATGGGGCATTCGTTATCGGATTGATATGATAGGTGTCCCTCCGAAAGGAGTCGAAGGGGGCGACGGTTGGTTGTGGCGAGGGTTGGCCGGAAACCGCCAGCTGGAATGAGGGAGAAGCGCACGTGTGTGAAAAAAGTACATTTCTGATTCATTCCCCGGTGCGCCTGAAAACCTGTGTCGCGTGGGGGCGATAGATTCAACAAGCATGAGACTTCCCGCCCGTCGCATCACCGCCGCCGCCCTCCTCGCCCTGCCGCTGGTCGCAGGGGCCGCCTACGGGGCGGTATCCGGAACCGACATCGCCAGCTCCTGGAGCGCGGGCGCGGACACCTCGGCGCCCGTGGCCGCCACGAGCGACTCCTCGCTCGTCGACGCCCGCCGCGCGGCCGGCGAGGCGGGAACCCAGGCGGGCTTCCTCAAGCAGGGCACCACCGAGCTGGTCGACGGCACCGGCAAGCTCAGCGATGGCGCGAAGCAGCTGGCCGACGGCACGAAGTCCGCGGTCGACGGCGCCAGCCAGCTCTCCGACGGCATGACCCAGCTCCAGGCGGGCACCGGGCAGCTGGGCGCGGGCGCGACCCAGGTCGCCGACGGCGTGGGGCAGGCCGTCGACCAAGTGGTCGGGCTCGAGGCCGTCCGCGGGCAGATCCTCGGCGCCATCGACCGCGTCCTCGGGGACCTGAAGGACACCACCGACCCCGACGCCGTCTCCTTCCGTGACCAGCTGCAGGGGCTGCGCGGTCAGGTGGACAGCTTCAAGCTCGACGAAAATGTCACCAACCAGCTCACCCAGCTGCGTGACGGCTCGCGGGAGATCGCCAACCAGCTCAACACCCCCGGCTACGGCTTCCACGACGGCATCTACTCCGCGACCAAGGGTGCGAAGGACCTCTCCGCCGGGCTCAACCAGCTCAACGAGGGCGTCGACTCGGCGCTCAGCGGCGTCGACCAGCTCGACCAGGGCGCGCAGAAGCTCGACGGCATGGCCGACAACAACAAGGACAAGGTCGCCTCGGTCTCCCGCGCGCTGCCGATCGCCCAGGCGGGTACGGCCGCGGCGCAGGAGGAGGGCATCACCCGCACGCTCGCGCCGATGTACGCCTTCCTCATCGCCGCGGGCGTGCTGCTCGTCGCGGTC
This is a stretch of genomic DNA from Corynebacterium vitaeruminis DSM 20294. It encodes these proteins:
- a CDS encoding membrane protein, which gives rise to MRLPARRITAAALLALPLVAGAAYGAVSGTDIASSWSAGADTSAPVAATSDSSLVDARRAAGEAGTQAGFLKQGTTELVDGTGKLSDGAKQLADGTKSAVDGASQLSDGMTQLQAGTGQLGAGATQVADGVGQAVDQVVGLEAVRGQILGAIDRVLGDLKDTTDPDAVSFRDQLQGLRGQVDSFKLDENVTNQLTQLRDGSREIANQLNTPGYGFHDGIYSATKGAKDLSAGLNQLNEGVDSALSGVDQLDQGAQKLDGMADNNKDKVASVSRALPIAQAGTAAAQEEGITRTLAPMYAFLIAAGVLLVAVFGSRRSFANTLLAGVVLSVLAGGLVAMLGAGMTATVAIAAAGIAGLLFAASALSAAAIQRMAGPKVTPVLLAVGALAQIGVVGWVWNKAATAQVSTVWQVVSELMPVHYSTAAISAFANGGHPEVAWMSTAVLAALTLAAAAAYKLADAKAAPAESDA